TTTATAATACACGATTTCGGTGATGCCGACGTTATTTAAGGCTTTCATGCAATCGTAGCAGGGAAAAAGGGCCGTGTACATGGTGGCGCCGAATAAGCGTTTAACATCCTTGGTATTGATTATCGCGTTGATTTCGCCATGGATGCCCCGGCAGCGCTGTAATTTTTTCGTAACCGGATCGCCGTCAACTTTAGCGCAGCCGACTTCAACGCAGTGAGCGTCTCCTTCGGTCGGGCCGTTATAGCCTAGAGAAACAATCTTATGGTGCTTGTCAACAATTACTACGCCGGCCAGATGGTAGCGGCAAGCAGTGCGTTGGGCAACGAGCATGGCTAAGCTCATGAAAGTTTCGTCCCAGGAAAGCCTAGATGTCCGCGGTTTTTTTATGTCTGCCATAATTTATTTTTGAGTTGTTTATTTAATCATCAATATTTCGTCCTGGATATAAGGGACTCCGAGCCTTAAAGCCGCCTCGGCTTTCATTAGTTCAATGCCTAGATAACTCGCGTGGGAGATTAGGGACAAGCTCA
The Patescibacteria group bacterium genome window above contains:
- a CDS encoding deaminase, with protein sequence MADIKKPRTSRLSWDETFMSLAMLVAQRTACRYHLAGVVIVDKHHKIVSLGYNGPTEGDAHCVEVGCAKVDGDPVTKKLQRCRGIHGEINAIINTKDVKRLFGATMYTALFPCYDCMKALNNVGITEIVYYKEYKRMQTGGENFEEENEAWELAKKRGIMIRKYEGQTFLDDAGINKLTFNR